attatagtattacagactaattatagcacacttataaaaattataataataatagagtaaatgtgtatgtatgtgtgtatatctatttatatgtgtgtgtatatttaaaattatatgtatatgtttgtgtgtgtgttagagtgtaatcttaaatgcagtgcattatattatctgctttactgaatcttttacacagattcccaaaatcgcttgcggtgcactcactgcgtattttgactacatgtattgtaatatattttggtcttttagttatttttatattttacttaacgaaaatattgtcgtgtttttactttcactatcgcggcactttaccgctagcattagccccttgctactgtagagggtcggctcacctagccgctgtccggtggggatgctgcgggtcttttgctgtgcggtggtggaggtgtgggaataaaggcacacgacagggtcgagtcactttaactgtttagtcaggacttaagtgagcgttacagcactttacaccgccgagctccagaacccgaacttccattctggaacatccggcgagtctcatatacaaaactaaacttactgcagaacgtccgaacgcacgtgtgctgcattctgattggctgagctgaatgtcgctcacatatcatcgctacaatattgtcccgcccttcactatctctgattggtttagaccatgttattggcctaatgtgtgtctgttgttttttttttctccctcggacgcctggtcgcaccggtgcgacctgagattttttttagtcgcaccattgagaaattaggtcgcatgtgcgaccaaattggtcgcactctagagccctgaatatgaattattactattacGGTTTTGTGAGGGATTTCAGAACATAATTAATTTGCTTCTGTTTAGTCGGAAGAGCACTGACATGGCCAGATTCTGTTATGGGGCCACCGTATTGCAACATTGCTGTCAAAGGTTAGGTTCAGAGCTCTGGCCATGCTGGTCAAGTTCTTTCACATCAAATTCAGTAGAACATTTTTGATAGATCAGTTTTGGTTTCTGCACAGGGGTATTGTTGAGGTAAATTGAAGGAAAAAGACATTCACAAGTTAAGTCCAGTAGAgatgttgggtttttaactccAGTTTTGGTAAGGCGGCACAACggctcactgcaagaaggtcctgagtttgattcccaggtggagcggtccgggaccttcccgtgtctgtgggtttcctccgggagctccagtttttttcccacagcccaaagacttgcagtcaggttaattagagatacaaaattgtctgtgactgtgtctgacattaaacttgaactgatgaaacttgtgaaaccagtaattacctgtcctgtcatgaatgtaaccaaagtgtgtaaaatatgacgtttaaatcctaataaaataaaataaaactccaGTTTGGGACGCTTTATGCCCAGAATACGCCGAGCACTCATGCTTCAGTTAATGTGTTTATTAGCAAGCCCTCTTTAAACTGAATCAGGTGTGCCTGCTCTTTCTCCTCACATTTATCTTAATGTTTGCTGAAATAAACCAGTCAGAAAATGTTATATTAAACAATCTCACAAAATCCAAATTTGACTTGTTTGCTCTGTAACTAGATATGTGATGAGGTTTATTTGAAATGTGTGCATGACCAATGAGTGATGAGAGATGATTTATGAGAAGCgattaaaataaaccaaaatgacaAGCATGTGAAGCCTTCAGTGTGTTTTTTGGCTTCTACTGGTGTAGCATAATATCTCCGTGTTATTATCTGATTTACAGCAATTTAAAGATAAATGTAAGTCCTTTGGTCtggtataaaatataatttctatTGAAGTTTTTATCATCTGTCCTCCAAGCAATGTTTTTGGATGAATCCCACATGAAATGTTACTGCATTATCAGTGATGAGTAATCGTTGGGTTGTTTCTGTTGCATAATCAGGTCCAGCTGAATCTGCTGCTCGTCTTGCATCGACTGGCGGAGGAGTCCAAAGTCAAGGCCTTTGAGGAAAAAACAGCCACTATCAAAGTCCACCATGTCAAAGCTGTCGCAAAGGTATCCAGTCGATCGGGTTGTTTTATAAGTTCTGCACACTTTAGTCTAAACTATGAGCTTACGGAggaatgctaaaaaaaaaaccttaacatACAAACTGCAGATATTTATAAGCCTCCGCTCTAGTTCCattgctttctttctttttttatttctatttatttaatgtgtcaGTTTTCACACAATGTAAGCATTTCAAATGTTATTTAATGCCTGTTGCTTGGCAATATAGCTCATAGAAATCTATCATTTCAACACATCACTTCCAAATCAGTGCTTATTTAGGTCTTGCATCCAGAAACATGTTACGCTGTGTAGGTGTTAGCCCTTAAAAGCACCTAGGGGTGCGTCTGATCGGCTGGATTAAGTTTCAGACGTGTAATCATTTAATCGGGCTGTATTGCTAACAGATGTCACCTGGTGCTGCTCCACTGACCCATACAGGAGTACGCTGTACACCAATCAATCTGGTAACGAGTGAACCGTCACGCTTTGTGTAATATGAAGGGCCCACACCCCACTGCACTCTGCAGTAGGGGTGAGCGGTATAGCCAAAATTCTCAGTATTTCATCATCTAAAATTGTGCTGAAGATACATATTACAATGTGGTGCTTTCATGATAAATTCTGAAGACCTGTAtgatttaaattgtattcaTCTTGTGTGGCAGAGTATATAAAGTgttaatacactgcctggccaaaaaaaaaggtcaccacctggatttaactaagcaaataggtaagagcctcccattggataattactgcatgggtgattgtttcagctggcaacaagttatttaaccctaactgatgcagtgagtagcttctcatttgttaaacaaccatcctgtggtcgtggaaaagatgttaatctgttttagaagggtcaaattattggcatgcatcaagcagagaaaacatctaaggagaagctgaaactactaaaatcaggttaagaactgtccaacgcattatggaaggacagtggggggaaatatcatcttcgaggaaggaatgtggtcggaaaaaaatcttaatgATTGTGATCGgcaatcacttaaacgtttcGTTTACGTTTGCCTactgtacaagcctgtgggggcagtgctatgacctggggttgctgcagttggtcaggtctaggttcagcaacattatgtgcccaaagaatgaggtcagctgactacctgaatatactgaacgaccaggttattccagcaatggattttttcttccctgatggcacgggcatattccaggatgacaatgccaggattcatcgggctcaaattgtgtgCATgggacatcattttcacacatggattggccaccacagagtccagacctgaaccccgttgagaatctttgggatgtgctggagaagactttgcgcagtgttCTAAATCTCCCATCACCAATACAAGATCTTGTGGAAAAATGAATGCAACTcgggacagaaataaatgttgtgatattgcagaatcttgtggaaacgatgccacagcgaatgcgtgccgtaatcaaagctaaaggcggtccaaccaaatattagagtgtgtgaccttttttttggccaggcagtgtattatgAGGTATACAGTGTGATTATTTACTGAACCCTAGACAACAGTAATTTGCAATACTAGACTGGACTAGTGTTAAGATCTCAAGAACTCATGCAAGAGGGTTTATGTTTTTATAAGTTAAGTAATTTTGACTTGTTCATATTCAACATctttaatgttatataatttGACACGTGTTTAAGGAGCATATGTATAGTCTGTGGCTGCATAGAAACACAGCATTCTAAATAGGATGAAAAAGTTGTCTGTACTACTTGAATATACTATTTTACAGTCTGAGTTGAGGCTGCTTGGTTAGTTGAGTAAATACACTGCAGAACTTAACTGTTTAACCATAGTAGCCACCCCCCCCCAATCCAGCAGGATGTGTTCCAAGAACTCCCTTAGATACCTGAAACCATGCATAATACCAAATTCGATATTCgatgttaatgtttaatttataaattaGACACAAATTAAGAGATTTACAACAATTACtacagcaataataacaatgctCTGGTTTTACAACATTTTAGCAGCTGCAGCATTTAACATGATATTTATTTGTTCaagaatatttattttctcaccaaATACAAGCACttcacagcttttttttttttttttttttttaacttggcTAGTTTGCCAGCTTTACTGCACTACAGCACTAAACGCTACAGCACTGCAATACTGCGACGTTTGAACGGCTAAAACATGAATGAGTGCGGGTAGGGTGTAGAAAAAAATTATTGATCTACCGAGCAGGATGCTGCAAGATTTGAACATACTATGTGAACCTAAGcacaatttaaattttttatttcatatttttaaacCATGCTTGACCATAGATAACTTAAATCAAGGGAAGCAAATTCACAATTAACAGAGGGCTTTGGCATCAAATTTGGGCAGCAGTATGTCTGGGTAGATATAACAAAGTGCGTCAGCCAGTGCTTCATGAATCGGTAAAGCATTTTGGTAATGAATTTAAGCCTATTAACCATCTTTGGTTCAATTACTCTTTAGTTCTAACACTGTCCTAGTATGCTGTCCTAGTATGTTGTCTTATTTTAGCTAAACACCTAAAGCATCAGCTGTGTTTATGTATAATAGGTGACCAATGGCTGCTGACCTTTTGTACCTGGTAACCAACATGGTCAATTTCACAGATTTGAAACATTAAATTCTAAAaggtttttacatttttcaggTTCCACTTGTTAAAGTGTTAGCCTAATTCATCTGGTGGCGCATCACTAAATTACTCTAGCCCACTATTGCTGGCATTCACGGTTCAAATCCCGAGCGGCGCTATCGGCCAGTCTGGCACCTACAGTACAAACAgatgtgattggctatgtttgaagGGGGATGGTGGggctacatacagtatatcactgatcagccataacataaaaaacacctctttgtttctacactcacggtccatttcatcagctccacttaccatatagaagcactttgttgttctacaattactgactgtagtccatctgtttctctgcatgctttgttagccccctttcatgctgttcttcaatggtcagcacccccacaggaccaccgcagagcattctcagcactgcagtgacactgacatggtggtggtgtgttagtgtgtgttgtgctggtatgagtggataagacaaagcagcactgctggagtttttaaacacctcactgtcactgctggactgagaatagtccaccaaccaaaaatatacagtcaacagtgccctgtgggcagcatcctgtgaccactgatgtaggtctaaaagatgatcaactcaaacagcagaaatagatgagtgatcgtctctgactttacatctacaaggtggaccaactaggtaggagtgtctaatagagtggacagtgagtggtcatggtatttaaaaagtccagtagcactgctgtgtttgattcacttataccagcacaacacacactaacacatcaccaccatgccattgttactgcagtgctgagaatgatccaccaaccaaataatacctactcagtggtggtggtgtgggggtcctgactattgaagaacactgtgaaggcaggctaaaaacagtatgtagagaaatagatggactacagtcagtaattgtagaactacaaagtgcttctatatggtaagtggagctgataaaatgaacagtgagtgtcgaaacaagaaggtggttttaatgttgtggctgatcggtatatatatactgtatatatatatataatttattctttattattgcATGGATTTAAGTGCCATATCACTGACATTGTAGGTTTTTACATTCATAGCCTTTggatattattaaaaagtgccTGAAATGATCACTGAAGCACTTAGAAGCCTTTCATGTCCATGTTgcaatcagatttttttttttttttttataaatcctCAGTTGTTTATATTTCTCCCACTCTGTTAACTCTaacagaaatgtgtttttttgctCTGAAGTAGTCCTAATCGTGTTAAACACAGACCCAGACGACTTTGAGCCAGCACGCCGCATTTATTTTTGTGCCATAGGAGTTTATTTGATTTAGGTGTAATTCATTGCAGAGGCGAATGCGAGCCATGCATGTGCTGTCTGAGTGTGAATAATGGTCTGGTTGCGCCACTAAAGAACAGCTCATTGCAACCTGTCACAactaaatatgttaaaaattaCACGTCTGCGTGTTTGACCCACGTTACGCGGATGTGtattattatagatagattGAAATTTGCAGCACAGATTTGAGCGAATGACCTAAAAGGAAATGAAAAGCATGACTGCAGTGCTGGGCTGCGACTGCATTGAGAGGTGAAAGAATTTGCTTTGACTGTCgttatgtttttttctcttgTCCTGTTTGCCTTTCAGAAACTGCTGAAGAGTACCCGGGGATGAGATGGgactgggttctttctgtgtaagACTGAAGCTGCACAGAGCCTCCAGTCTGACAGAGCACAGGTATCCAGTGCTCTTCAGACCAAGGCGCTCTCACTGGGGCCAGAATTCATGAGTCATGCCCATGAGTCAACACACGCTTGCTATTTCCCCTTAAACACATGACCACCTTCATCTTTTTAGATTTTACTTTCTAAATGTGTTGTCCCAACCTGAAAGATAGCGCACCCATACTCCCTCAGAGATGAATTCCCCGTGGAGGTCAATTCAGCGTTCACTCTCCATTACTGCTGACCTTTTGCTTTCGAGTGGTATTGGGAAACAGCTGTGTATAAACTTCAGGCCGTGATGAATGGTATCATGGAAGGATATCTACAGCCACACGTTTTCTATCTGTATTTGGGTTTTATCAGTCTTAAATATGTCTTAATAAACAATTCGTAACACTTTACATGGGTAAAATGTTACCCTAATAGTCTccttgctttttttttcttgtgtttAAGTATAGGAAACATTTGCCACATGCACCAGTGTTCttaacttttttgtttttttcttagaCCCCCCTGTGTTCAAGAACATTTTCTGGGACCTTCTCGACATGGGTTATGATATTAGGGCACATTCACAAGAGAAGTGGcaaagcttttctgatgctgtttcCTATGTAGTGTGGCAATGCTGCTTCGTTTGCCACTGCGCTTCCCTAAGCGGCACACACCGAGCCTTTTTTCCCATGTTGGGCTCACGATTTTTGCATTTGCTGTGGCGCTCAAAGttcagtttgctgctgaccttttcaaaacacctccaatgagacaaactgtttgatatgacgtggtaaaagccaCTCGGACAGTACAAACAACTCTTAACATAaccaaagcttaacgtgacattgttctaaagcaggggtgtcaaactcattttcaccgagggccacatcagcattattgtggccctcaaagggccgattgtaacgtattatgctgtgattgcagtctgttgttttttttggaggctaaattctgcatttatattgtcctactttaccacagacacagcctcataacacaagagatgcaccggtttctcttcctgacgcacaaacttgttttcattttcattaaatttcctccttctgcttaattttcttacttatcttcttgtacattttgggattatgtgtaaatatttcttaacatcatctactggtgggatgtgtcactttgcaggtcacaaaatcagcatgcattttgagagatgcagttaatgtaggagtttacagtgtattttaagacaattgttctgccctcactaatagtttatcccccttgctcagctagacagacagacagacagctctcttcagaatacagtcggttttatttgctttccagctgtgtgatacactgtgtgcaccagaatgaagtaaaaatacaaacaataaaaacaataaagaacttgatacagtacaagcacacagctgtagtcaagtgttacatctggtacaatatgagatttaaccaaacgtaaaatagcgctaacgagttagcattttgtgtaaagatactaattgctatagtaacggtaacaactgtatttaattacggtaaatttgtaactaaaacgctgtgatatactcactaaacatttacaaacaactgagaatataaacgccactacttacagacgatgctttggtattatactgcaagatatttatttatatttattattattgtttacattactacccgcgttcttttgccgtaaaagtcacatggcttctcagcgaaggtcaaagttagttgccatgactacgatgtcacggttgccgtttaaaggcgcaggtgtcccaataAATTATAAGTACATCTCTAACGACtctaaccatcacaacaatcatacagtcgtttaagctctcgtgggccacataaaatgacgtggcgggccggatttggcccgcggACCGTgggtttgacacccctgttctaaaGCGACGACaggaatttaattagtggagagaacttatgaacaGTAATAATTAGAAGTTTAGagtttctatgtcattctttttgtacattaaaccatgtttaaTGTATAAACGATGAACGTTTTAGACTCTtgtaaaagctgattctcataaTTTCTCAGCACTCTGAGCTATAACTCacatttaaaagtgaaacagtgaggaaaatacagctaaacctACACCGaatagccataacatttaaaccacccccttgtttctacacttactgtccatattttcagctccacttaccatgtagaagcactttaaagttctacagttactgtctgtagtccatctgtttttctgcatgatttgttagcctcctttcatgctgttcttcaatggtcaggaccactacagagcaggtattatttaggtggtggatcattctcagcactgcagtgacactgacatggtggtggtgtgttagtgtgtgttgtgctggtatgagtgctgctggagttttaaacacctcactgtcactgctggactaagaataatccaccaaccaaaaatacatccagccaacagcaccccatgggcagcgtcctgttaccactgatgaaggtctagaagatgaccaactcaaacagcagcaatagataagcgatcgtctctgattttacatctacaaggtggaccaacgaggtgggagtgtctaatagagtggacaagctatttaaaaactccagcagtgttgctttgtctgatccactcataccagcaccatgtcagtgtcactgcagtgctgaaaatgatccaccacctaaataatacctgctctgtgggggtcctaaccattgaagaacagggtgaaagcaggctaaaaaaaaaagcatgcagagaaacagatggactacagtcagtaattgtaaaaagtgcttctatatggtaagtggatctgattaaaatggacagtgagtgtagaaacgaggtggttttaatgttatggctgatcagtgaagatgtatgtggatgcttttagagtggatttgacgttTTGTTCACACATGCTGCACCGCTTAAGCCAAGTGCTGAGCAAAGCGGCGGTTGCACCAAGGCTCACGGTTTTGCCGCtattcatgtgaatgcgcctttattCTTACACTTTCAGCAAGGATGGCAAAATGTATAGTTTTCTTGCACttacctttgcacttttgtggtgaGGGAATCAAATATGTGTTCATTCTCAAGGACCCATCAGAGGCTATGGGCAGTTAAAAACTGATCTACAGTATTTGACATCACAAGAGATCTCCTGTATACCAATAGCCAATTGATTCTCCCAGCCCATTAATgtgattctttttttctttactctttttaattaaaagcaaaAGGAGCCCCCTCTATCCATGGGAGTTTTTTCATGTAAAATAGTTAttcagatttacattttcagcatttagcagacgcttttatccaaaaaagagtgagtacacccctcacatttctgcagatctttaagtatatcttttcatgggacaacactgacaaaatgacactttgacacaataaaaagtagtctgtgtgcagcttatataacagtgtaaatttattcttccctcaaaataactc
This DNA window, taken from Trichomycterus rosablanca isolate fTriRos1 chromosome 3, fTriRos1.hap1, whole genome shotgun sequence, encodes the following:
- the cenpw gene encoding centromere protein W, whose translation is MSKKAPRALLKAHMKKRADIRIGKNADLMVQLNLLLVLHRLAEESKVKAFEEKTATIKVHHVKAVAKKLLKSTRG